From Pectinophora gossypiella chromosome 16, ilPecGoss1.1, whole genome shotgun sequence, one genomic window encodes:
- the LOC126373545 gene encoding uncharacterized protein LOC126373545 isoform X2, with the protein MDNPLTPKKIQKLINLAEGRSYNIERLLLTEDDVKLIAATQASMGNTPKYESSSGIIDLDHVEGFGESCSIGNMSLSKSTAFNPGEMTGRSTGADDVPSKSTLGLPNSEQYGRHSIALDSITSKMDKQTSEINDLMRHSIATNYSFHSKRDLTADEHSLIQREAPMPILQTTHTYFGDSVSVSNSNLSVGAYFKNRCVDFGKILGKTDSPDKSSMMPSITEVSSSTHYDHGKDADLIKIDEMLDSVPVKQPRNTDTGNFEKPKSTFFLQPTSTLDKTNRSIFKEPKLKPVDKPEGSLNRVQEKPIHGKNLNPASYAAHKSFLTSSKPTDVLLKNLQSSFKLVSDDTEEGSVENSFSISKIADYLGKQSNISVTDMLQLQKRKVLNKHPLTELHLNNTQKADQVVHVTRLIDTKKTDTASSAGTVNTVISMDKLRLDENKKKLDGNKNVPEVVVTQHVQELNAEDKRATRSKSPSSKSPSTLSTVRDNYASFKSGDSPDSSKEQWVEIITKPVEGFVGVTAAVTIAVTTLSDSWLTAKFQFDNLPNDGKDINVELPRLPLLLSPGKTENLTFHLTSNVEMNTVLPFTFFVKDASIDGDVEQKGELQVEFKIPVIQAMSADGLNRLTYPIIAERAAITKWFVLISDCPADLQLKLSIVEGDSMFSIKNVQEVKKSDVNKVLLERQSSEETGKPKAKTMNKQLCRLVSGSAIRVAITFNAPKLADLKISDPTATFNGVLHVTLISGSTVLRKVDLISVVGTPKLAIKSSGTIVTVTNEATPIDVTNTGAVAGSWSVKYKPQNNVTFPFKITPSKFDLAGAETKTLHMVYVGPAEEGVVQLPIRFEEVSSGQGPELILSGGADKPKSFPIKTNHTSLSWVRAGRKEVSLKNIFDKKIHVRCHIVGDGFTIDLPGGETRGVYVLSFNACECRPLPIVFTPSSCIPHSATLHMAYDRNSEFSRKIKLFGCMSGEPVRWSGLVTYSDTAALVRAAGRAPVDLKLHNKSTMPAFIAARVHFNLQYMQVASSSRLAGARRVVAGRAAHALSLRLDWPRLERRARAAATTALATVTVLTGAEVTRRRILKVLKDESNGKLDTSLLPEHLRVLTEEFDGEDDSLNHFLNDFNETKASLNELIGGLQELTAHIELPQDFAEETTIVISDDTVLDHHTICD; encoded by the exons ATGGATAACCCGTTGACGCCTAAGAAGATACAAAAACTGATCAATCTAGCAGAAGGCAGGTCCTATAACATTGAAAGATTGCTGCTTACGGAAGACgatgtaaaatt AATTGCTGCCACTCAGGCGAGTATGGGTAATACTCCTAAATATGAGTCATCATCTGGAATAATAGATCTGGATCATGTTGAAG GTTTTGGAGAGTCTTGCAGTATAGGAAATATGTCCCTTAGCAAGTCT acTGCCTTCAACCCCGGCGAGATGACAGGCCGGTCTACAGGTGCGGACGACGTGCCATCTAAGTCCACACTTGGTCTGCCCAACTCTGAACAGTATGGGCGACATTCCATCGCTCTGGATTCCATCACCAGCAAGATGGACAAACAGACCAGCGAGATCAACGACCTCATGCGCCATTCTATTGCTACTAACTACTCTTTCCATTCAAAA CGTGACTTAACAGCTGATGAGCACTCTCTTATACAAAGGGAGGCTCCCATGCCTATTCTGCAGACTACTCACACTTATTTTGGAGATAGTGTTTC agtAAGCAATTCAAATTTATCGGTAGGAGCTTATTTTAAGAATAGATGCGTTGATTTTGGCAAGATTCTTGGTAAAACAGACAGTCCAGATAAGTCCAGCATGATGCCTAGTATTACGGAAG TGTCGTCAAGCACACATTACGATCACGGCAAAGACGCAGATCTGATTAAAATAGATGAAATGTTGGATAGTGTACCCGTGAAACAACCTCGTAACACCGATACGGGAAACTTCGAAAAACCCAAGTCTACTTTCTTCCTCCAACCTACAAGTACACTGGACAAAACAAACAGATCTATATTCAAAGAACCTAAGTTGAAACCTGTGGATAAACCCGAAGGTTCATTAAATAGGGTTCAGGAAAAACCCATTCATGGGAAGAATTTGAACCCTGCCTCGTATGCGGCTCATAAATCCTTCCTGACGTCTTCAAAGCCAACTGATGTGCTGCTTAAGAACCTACAATCCTCATTCAAACTGGTCTCTGATGATACAGAGGAAGGTTCTGTCGAGAATTCGTTTAGTATTTCGAAGATCGCCGATTATCTGG GAAAGCAATCAAACATCAGTGTAACAGACATGCTTCAGCTTCAAAAGAGGAAGGTACTTAACAAGCACCCATTAACCGAATTACACTTGAATAACACGCAGAAAGCAGACCAAGTTGTACATGTCACGAGATTAATTGATACTAAGAAAACGGATACGGCAAGCTCAGCTGGAACAGTAAACACAGTTATATCAATGGATAAATTAAGGCTTGATGAGAATAAAAAGAAGCTTGATGGTAATAAGAATGTTCCAGAAGTTGTGGTCACGCAGCATGTTCAGGAACTAAACGCGGAAGATAAACGCGCGACGCGATCTAAGTCGCCGTCGAGTAAGAGCCCCTCTACACTCAGTACAGTTCGCGATAATTACGCCAGCTTTAAGTCTGGTGATAGTCCGGATTCTAGCAAAG aacAATGGGTCGAAATTATTACGAAACCGGTCGAGGGATTTGTGG GAGTAACTGCGGCAGTTACAATCGCAGTCACAACACTCTCTGATAGTTGGTTGACGGCTAAATTCCAGTTCGACAACCTCCCCAATGATGGGAAAGACATCAATGTCGAGTTGCCTCGGCTACCCCTCCTCCTATCCCCCGGAAAGACCGAGAATCTGACCTTCCACCTCACTTCTAACGTCGAAATGAACACAGTCCTACCTTTCACATTTTTCGTCAAAGACGCTTCCATTGACGGCGATGTTGAACAAAAAGGGGAATTGCAAGTGGAGTTTAAAATCCCCGTGATCCAAGCAATGTCGGCTGACGGTCTAAACAGACTTACCTACCCTATTATAGCTGAAAGAGCAGCCATTACTAAGTGGTTTGTACTTATAAGCGACTGTCCGGCTGATCTGCAGTTGAAATTGTCCATAGTAGAAGGAGACAGCATGTTTAGCATTAAAAATGTGCAGGAGGTAAAGAAAAGTGACGTGAATAAGGTACTGTTGGAACGGCAAAGTTCCGAGGAGACTGGTAAGCCGAAAGCCAAGACAATGAATAAGCAGCTCTGTAGACTAGTAAGTGGGAGCGCTATTAGAGTGGCAATTACTTTCAATGCACCGAAGTTAGCTGACCTGAAGATAT CGGATCCAACAGCGACTTTCAACGGGGTTCTCCACGTGACTCTGATAAGTGGAAGTACAGTTTTGAGGAAGGTTGACTTGATCAGTGTAGTGGGCACTCCGAAACTGGCTATAAAGTCATCCGGGACTATTGTTACTGTCACTAACG AGGCAACACCGATTGATGTGACGAACACGGGCGCGGTGGCGGGCAGCTGGTCTGTCAAGTACAAGCCGCAAAACAATGTCACCTTCCCCTTCAAGATAACACCCTCCAAGTTTGACTTGGCTGGCGCGGAGACCAAGACTTTGCACATGGTGTATGTCGGGCCCGCTGAAGAGGGCGTTGTTCAGTT GCCAATACGTTTCGAAGAAGTCTCCTCCGGGCAAGGCCCCGAGCTCATACTATCCGGCGGAGCCGACAAACCAAAGTCATTCCCGATTAAGACCAACCACACTTCACTATCCTGGGTGCGAGCGGGCAGGAAGGAGGTTTCACTGAAGAATATCTTCGACAAGAAGATTCACGTTCGATGCCATATTGTAGGCGATGGGTTCACCATAGACCTGCCAGGTGGTGAGACCAGAGGGGTGTATGTGCTCTCGTTCAACGCGTGCGAGTGCCGCCCTCTGCCGATAGTGTTCACGCCTAGCTCCTGCATTCCGCACTCCGCCACGCTGCATATGGCGTATGATAGGAACAGCGAGTTTTCTAGGAAG ATAAAGCTGTTCGGCTGTATGAGCGGCGAGCCGGTCCGCTGGTCGGGGCTGGTGACGTACTCCGACACGGCCGCGCTGGTCCGCGCCGCGGGCCGGGCGCCCGTCGACCTCAAACTACACAACAAGTCTACGATGCCCGCGTTCATTGCTGCGCGCGTGCATTTCAATT TACAATACATGCAAGTGGCGTCGTCGTCCCGGCTggcgggcgcgcggcgcgtggtggcggggcgcgcggcgcacGCGCTGTCGCTGCGGCTGGACTGGCCGCGCCTGGAGCGCCGCGCGCGGGCCGCCGCCACCACGGCGCTGGCCACCGTCACCGTGCTCACGGGCGCCGAGGTCACGCGCCGGAGGATACTCAA GGTGTTGAAGGACGAGTCTAATGGGAAGCTAGACACTTCGCTACTCCCCGAGCACTTGAGAGTACTTACAGAGGAGTTTGATGGCGAAGACGACTCGCTGAATCATTTCCTCAACGATTTTAATGAGACTAAG GCATCGTTGAATGAGCTGATAGGCGGGCTGCAGGAGCTGACGGCGCACATTGAGCTGCCTCAGGACTTCGCCGAGGAGACCACCATCGTCATCAGCGACGACACCGTGCTCGACCACCACACCATCTGTGATTAG
- the LOC126373545 gene encoding uncharacterized protein LOC126373545 isoform X1 has translation MDNPLTPKKIQKLINLAEGRSYNIERLLLTEDDVKLIAATQASMGNTPKYESSSGIIDLDHVEGFGESCSIGNMSLSKSTAFNPGEMTGRSTGADDVPSKSTLGLPNSEQYGRHSIALDSITSKMDKQTSEINDLMRHSIATNYSFHSKRDLTADEHSLIQREAPMPILQTTHTYFGDSVSVSNSNLSVGAYFKNRCVDFGKILGKTDSPDKSSMMPSITEVSSSTHYDHGKDADLIKIDEMLDSVPVKQPRNTDTGNFEKPKSTFFLQPTSTLDKTNRSIFKEPKLKPVDKPEGSLNRVQEKPIHGKNLNPASYAAHKSFLTSSKPTDVLLKNLQSSFKLVSDDTEEGSVENSFSISKIADYLGKQSNISVTDMLQLQKRKVLNKHPLTELHLNNTQKADQVVHVTRLIDTKKTDTASSAGTVNTVISMDKLRLDENKKKLDGNKNVPEVVVTQHVQELNAEDKRATRSKSPSSKSPSTLSTVRDNYASFKSGDSPDSSKGEANRSKVPSPNIAYKELDKSVDWQEVLQQKRIRQRGVAKEQWVEIITKPVEGFVGVTAAVTIAVTTLSDSWLTAKFQFDNLPNDGKDINVELPRLPLLLSPGKTENLTFHLTSNVEMNTVLPFTFFVKDASIDGDVEQKGELQVEFKIPVIQAMSADGLNRLTYPIIAERAAITKWFVLISDCPADLQLKLSIVEGDSMFSIKNVQEVKKSDVNKVLLERQSSEETGKPKAKTMNKQLCRLVSGSAIRVAITFNAPKLADLKISDPTATFNGVLHVTLISGSTVLRKVDLISVVGTPKLAIKSSGTIVTVTNEATPIDVTNTGAVAGSWSVKYKPQNNVTFPFKITPSKFDLAGAETKTLHMVYVGPAEEGVVQLPIRFEEVSSGQGPELILSGGADKPKSFPIKTNHTSLSWVRAGRKEVSLKNIFDKKIHVRCHIVGDGFTIDLPGGETRGVYVLSFNACECRPLPIVFTPSSCIPHSATLHMAYDRNSEFSRKIKLFGCMSGEPVRWSGLVTYSDTAALVRAAGRAPVDLKLHNKSTMPAFIAARVHFNLQYMQVASSSRLAGARRVVAGRAAHALSLRLDWPRLERRARAAATTALATVTVLTGAEVTRRRILKVLKDESNGKLDTSLLPEHLRVLTEEFDGEDDSLNHFLNDFNETKASLNELIGGLQELTAHIELPQDFAEETTIVISDDTVLDHHTICD, from the exons ATGGATAACCCGTTGACGCCTAAGAAGATACAAAAACTGATCAATCTAGCAGAAGGCAGGTCCTATAACATTGAAAGATTGCTGCTTACGGAAGACgatgtaaaatt AATTGCTGCCACTCAGGCGAGTATGGGTAATACTCCTAAATATGAGTCATCATCTGGAATAATAGATCTGGATCATGTTGAAG GTTTTGGAGAGTCTTGCAGTATAGGAAATATGTCCCTTAGCAAGTCT acTGCCTTCAACCCCGGCGAGATGACAGGCCGGTCTACAGGTGCGGACGACGTGCCATCTAAGTCCACACTTGGTCTGCCCAACTCTGAACAGTATGGGCGACATTCCATCGCTCTGGATTCCATCACCAGCAAGATGGACAAACAGACCAGCGAGATCAACGACCTCATGCGCCATTCTATTGCTACTAACTACTCTTTCCATTCAAAA CGTGACTTAACAGCTGATGAGCACTCTCTTATACAAAGGGAGGCTCCCATGCCTATTCTGCAGACTACTCACACTTATTTTGGAGATAGTGTTTC agtAAGCAATTCAAATTTATCGGTAGGAGCTTATTTTAAGAATAGATGCGTTGATTTTGGCAAGATTCTTGGTAAAACAGACAGTCCAGATAAGTCCAGCATGATGCCTAGTATTACGGAAG TGTCGTCAAGCACACATTACGATCACGGCAAAGACGCAGATCTGATTAAAATAGATGAAATGTTGGATAGTGTACCCGTGAAACAACCTCGTAACACCGATACGGGAAACTTCGAAAAACCCAAGTCTACTTTCTTCCTCCAACCTACAAGTACACTGGACAAAACAAACAGATCTATATTCAAAGAACCTAAGTTGAAACCTGTGGATAAACCCGAAGGTTCATTAAATAGGGTTCAGGAAAAACCCATTCATGGGAAGAATTTGAACCCTGCCTCGTATGCGGCTCATAAATCCTTCCTGACGTCTTCAAAGCCAACTGATGTGCTGCTTAAGAACCTACAATCCTCATTCAAACTGGTCTCTGATGATACAGAGGAAGGTTCTGTCGAGAATTCGTTTAGTATTTCGAAGATCGCCGATTATCTGG GAAAGCAATCAAACATCAGTGTAACAGACATGCTTCAGCTTCAAAAGAGGAAGGTACTTAACAAGCACCCATTAACCGAATTACACTTGAATAACACGCAGAAAGCAGACCAAGTTGTACATGTCACGAGATTAATTGATACTAAGAAAACGGATACGGCAAGCTCAGCTGGAACAGTAAACACAGTTATATCAATGGATAAATTAAGGCTTGATGAGAATAAAAAGAAGCTTGATGGTAATAAGAATGTTCCAGAAGTTGTGGTCACGCAGCATGTTCAGGAACTAAACGCGGAAGATAAACGCGCGACGCGATCTAAGTCGCCGTCGAGTAAGAGCCCCTCTACACTCAGTACAGTTCGCGATAATTACGCCAGCTTTAAGTCTGGTGATAGTCCGGATTCTAGCAAAG GCGAGGCTAATAGATCGAAAGTCCCCTCCCCAAACATAGCGTATAAAGAGTTAGATAAGTCGGTAGATTGGCAAGAAGTATTGCAACAAAAGCGAATCAGGCAGAGGGGCGTAGCTAAAG aacAATGGGTCGAAATTATTACGAAACCGGTCGAGGGATTTGTGG GAGTAACTGCGGCAGTTACAATCGCAGTCACAACACTCTCTGATAGTTGGTTGACGGCTAAATTCCAGTTCGACAACCTCCCCAATGATGGGAAAGACATCAATGTCGAGTTGCCTCGGCTACCCCTCCTCCTATCCCCCGGAAAGACCGAGAATCTGACCTTCCACCTCACTTCTAACGTCGAAATGAACACAGTCCTACCTTTCACATTTTTCGTCAAAGACGCTTCCATTGACGGCGATGTTGAACAAAAAGGGGAATTGCAAGTGGAGTTTAAAATCCCCGTGATCCAAGCAATGTCGGCTGACGGTCTAAACAGACTTACCTACCCTATTATAGCTGAAAGAGCAGCCATTACTAAGTGGTTTGTACTTATAAGCGACTGTCCGGCTGATCTGCAGTTGAAATTGTCCATAGTAGAAGGAGACAGCATGTTTAGCATTAAAAATGTGCAGGAGGTAAAGAAAAGTGACGTGAATAAGGTACTGTTGGAACGGCAAAGTTCCGAGGAGACTGGTAAGCCGAAAGCCAAGACAATGAATAAGCAGCTCTGTAGACTAGTAAGTGGGAGCGCTATTAGAGTGGCAATTACTTTCAATGCACCGAAGTTAGCTGACCTGAAGATAT CGGATCCAACAGCGACTTTCAACGGGGTTCTCCACGTGACTCTGATAAGTGGAAGTACAGTTTTGAGGAAGGTTGACTTGATCAGTGTAGTGGGCACTCCGAAACTGGCTATAAAGTCATCCGGGACTATTGTTACTGTCACTAACG AGGCAACACCGATTGATGTGACGAACACGGGCGCGGTGGCGGGCAGCTGGTCTGTCAAGTACAAGCCGCAAAACAATGTCACCTTCCCCTTCAAGATAACACCCTCCAAGTTTGACTTGGCTGGCGCGGAGACCAAGACTTTGCACATGGTGTATGTCGGGCCCGCTGAAGAGGGCGTTGTTCAGTT GCCAATACGTTTCGAAGAAGTCTCCTCCGGGCAAGGCCCCGAGCTCATACTATCCGGCGGAGCCGACAAACCAAAGTCATTCCCGATTAAGACCAACCACACTTCACTATCCTGGGTGCGAGCGGGCAGGAAGGAGGTTTCACTGAAGAATATCTTCGACAAGAAGATTCACGTTCGATGCCATATTGTAGGCGATGGGTTCACCATAGACCTGCCAGGTGGTGAGACCAGAGGGGTGTATGTGCTCTCGTTCAACGCGTGCGAGTGCCGCCCTCTGCCGATAGTGTTCACGCCTAGCTCCTGCATTCCGCACTCCGCCACGCTGCATATGGCGTATGATAGGAACAGCGAGTTTTCTAGGAAG ATAAAGCTGTTCGGCTGTATGAGCGGCGAGCCGGTCCGCTGGTCGGGGCTGGTGACGTACTCCGACACGGCCGCGCTGGTCCGCGCCGCGGGCCGGGCGCCCGTCGACCTCAAACTACACAACAAGTCTACGATGCCCGCGTTCATTGCTGCGCGCGTGCATTTCAATT TACAATACATGCAAGTGGCGTCGTCGTCCCGGCTggcgggcgcgcggcgcgtggtggcggggcgcgcggcgcacGCGCTGTCGCTGCGGCTGGACTGGCCGCGCCTGGAGCGCCGCGCGCGGGCCGCCGCCACCACGGCGCTGGCCACCGTCACCGTGCTCACGGGCGCCGAGGTCACGCGCCGGAGGATACTCAA GGTGTTGAAGGACGAGTCTAATGGGAAGCTAGACACTTCGCTACTCCCCGAGCACTTGAGAGTACTTACAGAGGAGTTTGATGGCGAAGACGACTCGCTGAATCATTTCCTCAACGATTTTAATGAGACTAAG GCATCGTTGAATGAGCTGATAGGCGGGCTGCAGGAGCTGACGGCGCACATTGAGCTGCCTCAGGACTTCGCCGAGGAGACCACCATCGTCATCAGCGACGACACCGTGCTCGACCACCACACCATCTGTGATTAG